From a single Mus musculus strain C57BL/6J chromosome 12, GRCm38.p6 C57BL/6J genomic region:
- the Actn1 gene encoding alpha-actinin-1 isoform X7 produces the protein MSLPRLLGAQKAETAANRICKVLAVNQENEQLMEDYEKLASDLLEWIRRTIPWLENRVPENTMHAMQQKLEDFRDYRRLHKPPKVQEKCQLEINFNTLQTKLRLSNRPAFMPSEGRMVSDINNAWGCLEQAEKGYEEWLLNEIRRLERLDHLAEKFRQKASIHEAWTDGKEAMLRQKDYETATLSEIKALLKKHEAFESDLAAHQDRVEQIAAIAQELNELDYYDSPSVNARCQKICDQWDNLGALTQKRREALERTEKLLETIDQLYLEYAKRAAPFNNWMEGAMEDLQDTFIVHTIEEIQGLTTAHEQFKATLPDADKERLAILGIHNEVSKIVQTYHVNMAGTNPYTTITPQEINGKWDHVRQLVPRRDQALTEEHARQQHNERLRKQFGAQANVIGPWIQTKMEEIGRISIEMHGTLEDQLSHLRQYEKSIVNYKPKIDQLECDHQLIQEALIFDNKHTNYNMEHIRVGWEQLLTTIARTINEVENQILTRDAKGISQEQMNEFRASFNHFDRDHSGTLGPEEFKACLISLGYDIGNDPQKKTGMMDTDDFRACLISMGYNMGEAEFARIMSIVDPNRLGVVTFQAFIDFMSRETADTDTADQVMASFKILAGDKNYITEDELRRELPPDQAEYCIARMAPYAGPDSVPGALDYMSFSTALYGESDL, from the exons CTGTTGGAGTGGATCCGCCGCACCATCCCATGGCTGGAGAATCGGGTGCCTGAGAACACCATGCATGCCATGCAGCAGAAGCTGGAGGACTTCCGAGACTATAGACGCCTGCACAAGCCGCCCAAGGTGCAGGAGAAGTGCCAGCTGGAGATCAACTTTAACACGCTGCAGACCAAGCTGCGGCTCAGCAACCGGCCTGCCTTCATGCCCTCCGAGGGCAGGATGGTCTCG GATATCAACAATGCCTGGGGCTGCCTGGAACAGGCCGAGAAGGGCTACGAGGAGTGGCTGCTGAATGAGATCCGGAGGCTAGAGAGGTTGGACCACCTGGCAGAGAAGTTCCGGCAGAAGGCCTCCATCCATGAAGCCTGGACGGATG gcaaaGAAGCCATGCTTCGGCAGAAGGATTATGAGACAGCCACCCTGTCCGAGATCAAGGCCTTGCTCAAGAAGCACGAGGCTTTTGAGAGTGATCTGGCTGCCCACCAGGACCGCGTGGAGCAGATTGCGGCCATTGCCCAGGAGCTTAA TGAGCTGGACTACTATGACTCGCCAAGTGTCAACGCTCGTTGCCAAAAGATCTGTGACCAGTGGGACAATCTAGGGGCTCTCACTCAGAAGCGGAGGGAAGCTTTAGAG CGAACAGAGAAGCTGCTGGAAACCATCGACCAGCTCTACTTAGAGTACGCCAAGAGGGCTGCACCCTTCAACAATTGGATGGAGGGAGCCATGGAGGACCTGCAGGACACCTTCATCGTACATACCATCGAGGAGATCCAG GGACTGACCACAGCCCATGagcagttcaaggccaccctcccGGATGCAGACAAGGAGCGCCTCGCCATTCTGGGCATCCACAATGAAGTGTCCAAGATCGTCCAGACCTATCATGTCAACATGGCAGGCACCAACCCCTATACAACCATCACGCCTCAGGAGATCAATGGCAAATGGGACCAT GTACGGCAGCTAGTGCCCCGGAGGGACCAGGCTCTCACAGAGGAACATGCAAGGCAGCAGCACAATGAGAGGCTACGCAAACAGTTTGGCGCACAAGCCAATGTCATTGGGCCCTGGATCCAGACCAAGATGGAG GAGATTGGGAGGATTTCCATTGAGATGCACGGCACCCTGGAGGACCAACTCAGCCACCTGCGGCAGTATGAGAAGAGCATCGTCAATTACAAGCCAAAGATTGACCAGCTGGAGTGCGACCACCAGCTCATCCAGGAGGCACTTATCTTTGACAATAAGCACACCAACTACAACATGGAG CATATCCGTGTGGGCTGGGAGCAGCTGCTCACCACCATTGCCAGGACCATCAATGAAGTGGAGAACCAGATCTTGACCCGGGATGCCAAAGGCATCAGCCAGGAACAGATGAACGAATTCCGCGCCTCTTTCAACCACTTTGACCGG GATCACTCCGGCACGTTGGGTCCCGAagagttcaaagcctgcctcaTCAGCTTGGGTTATGATATTGGCAACGACCCCCAG AAGAAGACGGGCATGATGGACACAGACGATTTCCGCGCCTGCCTTATCTCCATGGGTTACAACATG GGAGAGGCAGAGTTTGCCCGAATCATGAGCATTGTAGACCCCAACCGCTTGGGGGTAGTGACGTTCCAGGCCTTCATCGACTTTATGTCCCGAGAGACGGCAGATACTGATACTGCAGATCAGGTCATGGCTTCCTTCAAGATCCTGGCTGGAGATAAG AATTACATCACAGAGGATGAGCTGCGCCGTGAGCTGCCCCCTGACCAAGCCGAGTACTGCATCGCAAGAATGGCCCCCTACGCGGGCCCCGACTCCGTGCCCGGTGCTTTAGACTACATGTCCTTCTCCACGGCACTGTATGGCGAGAGCGACCTCTAA